The Brassica napus cultivar Da-Ae chromosome C7, Da-Ae, whole genome shotgun sequence genome has a segment encoding these proteins:
- the LOC106412593 gene encoding uncharacterized protein LOC106412593 gives MNRTREATGENPNLSSEVQSPKEKLDEHSKQLEKVPRSSASCSRRIRSSGIKTKPAVGQATRSVVSTPRFVLRDYIARYNQEKVAVPECSIPTAISAFKRGLLPDGGLYKELTMYPCKTMEDVLSRAWAQVKWEEDVASRSKAEPKQNQKSARSYHGNRDERSSQRATKDSGNRNLGRFQYRPLEKEEGMSVSTWPDISHLSISTSELVNVLRQMGQQGHLWEFLSEKAKNHLNKEVPAKSSGAIPASPPRQDRVIHVISGGSEISCVSHAAAKKSTCNTKHGLETTKPKHLLLGTGEISFTAKEQEKILAPHHDALVISLTVANCLVKIILVDNGSSSNIIFQTAYQDLGLEESTLTRKITPLIGFSGKVKQTAGEVTLPVYAEGINMSTKFLVVDSQ, from the exons ATGAATCGAACTCGGGAAGCAACCGGGGAAAACCCCAACCTCTCTTCAGAAGTCCAGAGTCCGAAGGAGAAACTTGACGAACATTCCAAACAGCTGGAGAAGGTGCCGAGAAGCTCAGCCAGTTGCAGTCGGAGAATACGGTCCTCCGGGATCAAAACCAAGCCCGCAGTAGGCCAGGCAACAAGAAGCGTCGTTTCAACACCCAGGTTCGTCCTTCGAGATTACATAGCCCGCTACAACCAAGAAAAGGTGGCAGTTCCCGAGTGCAGCATTCCTACCGCGATCTCTGCCTTCAAAAGGGGCCTGCTTCCAGACGGGGGCCTCTACAAAGAACTAACCATGTATCCCTGCAAGACCATGGAAGACGTGTTATCCCGGGCCTGGGCGCAAGTGAAGTGGGAAGAAGACGTCGCTAGCCGCTCTAAGGCCGAGCCGAAGCAGAACCAAAAGTCGGCTCGATCGTATCATGGAAATCGGGATGAAAGATCCTCCCAAAGAGCGACCAAGGACTCCGGGAACAGAAACCTGGGCAGGTTCCAGTACCGACCCCTGGAAAAGGAAGAAGGAATGTCGGTATCCACTTGGCCCGACATCTCCCATCTCTCGATATCCACATCGGAGCTAGTCAATGTCTTGAGgcagatgggccaacag GGGCATCTCTGGGAATTCCTCTCAGAAAAAGCCAAGAACCATCTAAATAAAGAGGTGCCGGCGAAATCCTCTGGAGCTATACCCGCCTCACCACCTCGCCAGGACCGAGTGATCCATGTCATATCCGGAGGTTCGGAGATAAGCTGTGTGAGTCATGCAGCTGCCAAGAAAAGCACCTGCAACACCAAGCACGGCCTGGAGACGACCAAACCAAAGCACTTGCTCCTAGGTACCGGCGAAATAAGCTTCACGGCTAAGGAGCAAGAGAAGATCTTGGCTCCCCACCACGATGCCTTGGTCATCTCGCTCACCGTAGCAAACTGCTTGGTAAAAATAATACTAGTGGACAATGGTAGCTCCagcaacatcatcttccagaCTGCTTACCAGGACCTAGGGCTGGAGGAGAGCACCCTGACGCGCAAAATAACTCCACTCATCGGATTCAGCGGCAAAGTTAAGCAAACAGCTGGAGAGGTCACTCTCCCAGTGTACGCTGAAGGGATCAACATGTCTACCAAGTTCCTGGTCGTCGACAGTCAATAA